The candidate division KSB1 bacterium nucleotide sequence GGACCAATTTCACAACACGATTCAATTTGATCCGTCTGAACAACAACCTGGTCTTTACATATTAAATATTTTAGTTTCAAGGGGAATAGAGGAGAAAAGTAAAGAAATTCGAATTTATTTTAGAAAAAAAATAAGTGAAAACGTTGAGGACACCAGTGACATTAATATTGCCGCTCCTTTGCAGCATATTTTAAGTAAAAATGAATTTGAGTACATTAATTCATTTGAAGAAAGCCAAAGAGATTCATTGATCGTAGAATTTTGGAATGAACGAGATCCTTCACCTTTAACTGAAAAAAATGAATTAAAAGAAGAATTTATTCATAGGGTAAGATTTGCAAATCAAAATTTTCACAGCCTTCTTAGTGGAAAACAGGGTTGGCAAACCGACCAGGGAAGAATTTACATTTTGAATGGACCACCCACGGAGATTTTTCATCCTTCCATCGAAAATGAGGACTACCAACATGAAATTTGGGTATATGAAAACCCAAGTCTAAAAATGAGATTTGTCTTTGTTTTTAAACCTGAAAAAGGGGAATATGAATTATTATCAAGAGGGTAGCTTATTAGGTGCCTTGTCTGAAAAACACAAAAGGATTTTGAAAGGTTACATCACCTTCGGCAACGGGTTTAAATTGAAAATCTTTTATCAATGCCACAAGCTCATTTTCAAGTTCGGAATTACCAAGTGTAGACGAAATAACTTTACAAAGAGTTACTAGGCCTTCGGCATTGACTGTAATCTCCAGGATAACCTTGCCTCTTAATCTCGGAAATTGTTTTAAGTATTTGTTATAAGTAAATGTGATCCTTCCCTTGTAGGAATTTAGAACATCCAACAGTGATTTTTCATCCCGATATCCAAGACCGGATTCACCTACCTGAATTTCATCCAAACTTTGAAGCTCTACTTCTCCCTTATCTTTCAACACAATTTTTTCATCTACCTGCATTTCGGAAATTAGATTATCCACTTCCAATTCGGATTCTGGGATTAGTTGACCCAAATCGCCAAGATCATCTAAAGATGGCAGCTCAATCACAAGGTTCTGTCCGCTATTCAAAATATCGTTGATTTCTTGAATCAATCCTTTGCCCATTAAAGATTCGATAACCACCCCGGGATTGTCGCTCGTTCCTTTTCCCCCGATTAAACCCAACAGTCCCCTTTTGGTAACTGCCGGTTTTACAGGTGATGTTGATTTGGCCGCGGGAGGTGACGATTCGGTTTCGTTATCTGTTTCTTTCTTTGTGGAGGAAGTTTCGTTAGAAGGTTGATTGAAGTCCTGCCGCGATTGGGATAGTTTAACTTCCTCTTTTTGTGGCTGCCGAATAATTACCTTTGCTACATACCTGGTGTAGGATTCAAGATTAATCGTGTTGCTTTCTACATAGGGTAGCCCATACACATAATAACTAAAAGAAAATCCAAAAAACAGTGAGGTTACCAGAATCGATTTATAAAGCCAGTCTGAAGTAAACCTCTGAATGATTCTTCTTCTAAACTTCCAATATTCTACAACTTCGTTCCCAACTTCAGCTTTGCCATCAAAACCGAATTGAAAACTATGATCATAAATCGTTAGTGAAGCTTTTTTCTCATCGGTAAGTTCGAGTAAATAACCATCTTTAACCTGTTTGAGAAAATTGTGTTTGATTAAATCCCGGATAGACAATGAAGAATCCCCAATAACGATTTCTCCTACTGTATTTTCCTGAACTTTAAGGTAATAAATATTCTCTTTCCCTGAAATGAGATCAAATCTTTTTGGGACTCCAGAACCAAATATTTGAATGGAATTCTTTGGATCATAACCTAATGTGAAACGTTTCTTTTTCTCCAGGGTATAAATCCGAACGCTCCCTAAGTTTTCCACTTTTATTCTAAGAATTTTCGATTGTTTCGACATAGTTATCAGGTTGATGTTATTCAGTACTTGATGTGACTGCCAATAAAATATTATTGTAACCCACCTGTCCGCAGGTATACATTACTCGTTTAAGGATTAGAAAAGGAATATTTTCATCACCCTGCACCGTTATTTCACCCCGGAAAGCCATGCGATCATCCAAATTCGCCACGCTTTCAGTCAGGATACGCTTGGCTTTTAAATCCTCATAAAGGTTATTCAACAAAAGTGTCTTATCGTTTGTAATTTTATTTATTGATTCCAAAGGCCTGCCATCTACCATAATCCATTCGGAACTGATCAAGATAATCGAAGAGGCTGAGGGAACTTTCGTAGCGGTCGACACAGGGAGGATAATATCATTTGAAGTTGACATAATCTGGCCGTCGGTTGAAAAGTTCTTCAAAAGAAATATTAGAAGAATCGTAAAAACATCGATCATGGATGTCAGACGAAGCGTAAAAGTGTAGTGTTTTCTTCGCGGTTTCAGGGTGAACGAATGATGATGCAGAGAATCGTCAGATTGAACCAGGTTATACATATTTATCCTGTGATTGCAAAATTAGGGAATCCAACATCACGGCAACTATCCAATACTTTGATAATTACCTGGTATTGAATATCATCAGCTGGTGAAATCAATACATCCTCCAATTTCGGATATTGTAGTTTGATATCTTCGAGCTGTTCGGCAAGTTTTTTAAAATCAAATCCATCAGATGTATTCAGAACTTTAGGAAAATTGTTTTCCGAAGTTTTGATTTCGAATCCTTCAGGATTAATGGTAACCATCAAAAGAGTTAAATCCTTAAGGTCTTCCGGATTGGTATCTTCTATAATTTCCAGTGTGGGTAATGTCAATTCAATTATGGCAATTTTTACAAATGTTGCCGTGAGGAGCAGAAAAGGGATAAGGATTACAAATATATTCATCACCGGTGTGACGTTTAACTCAACGTCACGACTTTTTCTATTTTTCCCAAGTACTTTCTTTAGGTTCATTTATATTCTTTGATTTGAATGTTCTGGCTAAAAATTGGTAAACTCTGGCAGTATTTTCATTGATATCGTCTATCAATTCATTGGTTCTCTCATAAAGAAATGTGAAAACAAGCATACAAGGAATTGCTACAATTAACCCAAAAGCAGTTGTATTCAAGGCCAATGAGATTCCACTTGAAAGTAGCGTGGCTTTTTGCGCCGCATCCGCATGTGCCACAGCTTGAAAGGAAGTGATCAATCCCCAGATGGTTCCGAGCAAACCGACCAAAGTGGCCACATTTGCAATCATGGACAAATAGCCTGTCCTTTTTTCTAACCGTGGGATTACAGACATTGCTTTTAATTCGATTGCATCTTGGACTTCCACCAAGCCTTCCGTACTTTGAGCCAGGCCTGCACTAATGATTTGTGGAAGGGCTGCTTTTGATTGGTCGCATAACATCTTTGCCGAATCAATATTTCCTTCTTTAATATGATTCACCACCTGGTTTACCAAAGATAATGAATCTACTTTATTCTTAATCATGATGACTATTATTCGTTCGATGGTAATTGTTAAACCAAACAATCCCATCGCTAAAATCAGGTACATAAATATTCCACCCTGTTGAAAAAATGAGACGATTGTGTCCAAATTAATTCTCCTAAATTATTTCAAATTCACCACGGGATTACTGTTCTTTTTCTTCTTGAGACTTTTTGTTTTTCAAATCTATCTTTTCGTAAAGGACGTAAAATTTCAATAAGAAACGATCTATCTAAAATGATGTCATCAATTTCAGGATTTAAGCCGGGAATAACATATACCATTTGCGGTTTCTCCACCCAGCCTTGTATTTCAATTTGTTCCAAAAGCATCTTTAATGACCGTTTTTTTGTTGTTGAGTCCTGAACAGTCTTTGTCTTTACAGAGTCAGGAACAGTTTGAGCGTTTACAGATGTTGTCATAAAAACAGTAAATAAAAGAACACATCCAAAAGTTAAAATTAATTTCATAGTGCCTCTATGGATTATTCACTTTATTGTTGTTTAAAGTATTATTTATTAAAACAATTTGTTCCTTGCTTAACTCGGTCCAGGAGTTTTCCAGGTTATTGGTTTTTGCCTGTTTAACATTCGATTGATGTGCTTCCAATGCTTTTTTCTGAAAAGGGCGAGCCAGTTTCTGCAACTGAGATTCATATGTGATGATTTCCTGATCAGCAAGGTTTTCAGGAAGCGTTGAAACCAGTATGGCATTTGCAAATTCTTCAAAAACTTTCCCGATTTTAAAAGAAGATGCTGTCGTCCATTCGAAAATTCTAAATTTAGCTGCATCAGAATATGCTTTTAGCACCGATTTTAGGGAAATGGATTTATTATTTAAACTTTTTTTAAATGGCGGTGTGAGATCGATTCTTGAAAATTCAATCAAACTTAATTCTGCCAGCATAAATTGTGCATTGGCAGGAAAATACGCATTTAATTTGGATTGGTCTTTAATTGATTTATACTTGTTGACAGTCAATTCAAATGCAGATTTGGCATTCTTTAATTGTTCCAATTCAAACCATGCTAGTCCAACCCGGCATTGAGCTTCAAGCACTCGATTTTGATCTTCTCCAATTTGTACATATTCTTCAAAAATATTTATCGAAAAGTTCCAATTTCTTGCTTTTGTATAACAAATACCGGCAGAAAAAAGAGAAGCGGATGCCGGCAACCCGGATGTTGAATGTTTGGCGATTAGATAATCTTCAGCTGCATTGATCCAATCGCCAATTTTTTCACGATACTTAGCAGCATACAAAGCGCAAAGGGTCGTTATTTCCGAATTAGGATTCTCTTTAATAAAAATCTCAAATAACTCCGCTGATTTGACAGTTTCACCGCTAGTTTCAAACATTTGTCCGGCTGCGATTAAAGCATTCTTGGTTATTTGTGTTGCCGGATATTTTAGAGCAATGTTTCGAAACTTCTCTGCTGCTAAAGCGAACTCACCATTCTTTTTGTAATTTTCAGCGATTTTGAAAACTGAAGTGGACATCATAGTTCTTGCCCTGTCAACAAGTTTAAGAGAATCTGAAAAACCTGATGCAACGGCGCCATACCACTTTTCAGCTTTTTTATAGTTTTCTTCTTGGAAAAATGATTGTGCAACCAAAATCATTGCCATTGATTTCTGTGGATGATTCGGATGCCCTACAATAATTTTTTGGTAAATAAGGCGAGCGAAGTGAGGGTATTGAATTTTGCTTAGTACTTCAGCTTCTTTCATTAGTACTTCCACGACTCTATCTCCCTGTGGATATCGTTCAGCATACTCATGACAACCCAATAGAAATTCTTTGGTTGGACTATTTCCAACTTGTATTGTAACAAGCGAGTCGCTGTCTAAAAATCGATTTAGGGTAACCGGTATAAGCTCAGAATCCCTTTTACTTTCAAGCGCTTTATTATAGCTCATAATACAATTGAAAGCTGCTTTCTCGCTAAATTCATTTTCCGGATAAGTCTTGTAACAATTTTTGTATTCGTTACCAGCTTCTTCGAAATTCCCTGTGGAATAGTATGCATCAGCCAGGTAATAATTTATTTTGTAGGCTAACGAATCCTGTGGAAATAGGGCTAAAAAATATTTGTGTTGATCAATGGCAAGCCGGTAATTTAATGCTTTGTCTACTTTTTCTCTCGCTTGCTGTTGATGGTAAACACCTTTGGAATAAAGAGCGTTTCTAATAAGAGACAATGCTTCTTTTTTAATTACCGAATCCTCTTGAGCAGTAAACCATGCACTACCCGGCTTGTAATAATCTATCAGTTCCCCCCGCATACTATTTGCCAGGGGGAAATCCAATTTCCTTTCATATATTTCAATTATTTTCTGTGAGAAGACTGGAGTATTTGGATTTTTGGGAAATTCAGCATTTAAGTGATTATAGGTTTTAATTGCCTCATCCAGCAAGCTAAACTGTAAATAAACACTGGCTAATTTTTCTAATATTTGATATTTATAGGAACTATCTGAAAATGAATTCAGAAATTCGAAAGCATCTTCAGGTTCCGCATATTCAGTAAAACTAACGGCTATATAAGTAATCGCTTCATTTTTTAAATCAGAGGTAGCAAGATCCAGTTTTTGTGTTTGAATGCGCTCTAATGTTCTTAGATCTTTCAACAAAAGCATAAAAGAACTAATTGCTTCCGGATACTGGTTGATTCGGTAATAGGACCAGCCAAGCTTGTAAAGAGACATGTCATAAAACGGATTACGCCACATATCAGCATTAACCAACCGCTTATAATAAGAAATTGCTTTTTCATTATTGTTTTTGGCAAAATAATGCTCCCCCAATCGAAAATAAGCTTCAGGATAGAGATTGCTTAATGGATAATTCTTAATTAACGCTTCAAAATACTCCCGGCTTTTCTCTTCATCGCCTCTCTCCTGATAGAAGAAAGCTAATCGGTATGTGGTTTTATCATTAAAACCGGAGGTCGGATATTTTGTTAGAAGTTTTTCTAATATCGTAATTGCATGTATATTATTGATTACCGGAAGGATCGGCTTGTCGATTGTTTTATCATTTTTATACTCTTCTAAATGAGACTCATACGAAATCATAGCTACTTCAAAATTCAATCTTGCCTTACGAATGAAAAGATCGGAAAGTTGAAAATATAACCGGGGAGAATATTCACTATTGGGATATTTCAAAATCAATTCTTCATGATTTCGAATTTCTTCCATTAATTCTTCCAGGGATTGAGTCCTACTCTCTTGGGCAAAACTTAATGGGATAAATAAGGCTGAAAAAACAAAAATGAAAATTAGAATACGAGCTTTGATCATCGGTTCTGCCCCTTTAAAAATAAAGCCCTTGAAATGCCATATTCAGCGTAGGTTCGCCAATCCTTGGTACGGACTTCAAGTTTGAGCCTTAGTTGTTCAATGAGTTGCAGCATATCATCGATTTTGGCTTTCTCACTGTTGATCTGGTCTATCAATTTTGAACTATGGTTTTTTACTGCTTCGATTTCTTCAAGCATAAATTTCGGTATCCACTTCTTAGAAACAATTTGAAAAGCATCCAAAAGATCGATCTCTACTAGTAATAGATCTAGCTGTTGCTTCTCGAGCCTCTCCTTAAATGGTTTGAGTGAATTTTCTATCTCTTTATTTATATTGACATTATCGTAAGATTTCGGAAACATATTTAACAAATTATTGAAATAATCGACTGCTTTCTCATATAGTCGAATTTTCAAATGAGCCTGGCCAAGCAATAAGAAAACTTCAGGGATTAGATGATGAGCCGGGAATTTTTTCACAAATTTTTCAAGAGGAGAAATGACATATTGAAATTGCTGCTTCTTTATATAGCACCATCCCAACCCCATCAAAGCCTGGGGATAATTTTCATTATCCGTATTAACACTCTTTAAATAGTTTATTGAAACATCGTAATCGCCTAATTCAAAATACGTAAGTCCTATTACTAAATTACTTCTTTGAGTCAGCAACTCCCATTTTGTGTAGAGCTTTGGCAGCCGGAGAATATCTTTTAAATCATCAAGAGCCTGTTGAACATTTTTTTTTTAAGCTTAGCCATTGCTTTTGAGTAAAGACCATATGCTTGAAATTCACTGTTCATTTCTATTTTCTCAAAAGCTATTATTGCTTTATCTGGTTTATCTAATGCTAGAAAACTTTGCCCGGCATAGTAATATTTCCCGCTACCAACATCAGCGCTAGGAAATGATTCTTCCAGACGGTTATAAAATTCCAGAGAACGGTCGTACTTATCTTGTAAGAAATTAATCCTTTCGAGTCCATAGAGTGCATTGGGAACTAAGCTGCTTTTGCCATAATTGTTCATGACATGCCTAAAGATACGGCTGGCAGCAGAAGACAATTCCATATCAGTTAAAACATTGCCTAGCTCCACAAAAACAACATCGATTTGACTAAAAGCTGAATAATAATCTGTGATGATAATTAATTCCTTGGCGGCTTTGTTGAGCTCACCCTTATCCCTGAAACTAATCGCCTGGTCAAGCAATCTTTTTGCAGCTCTTTCCTGCAAAAGTCTGTCTTGATTAGAAATATCCTGGGCTAGTAATAAAAAACTAAAAAGAACTGTAAATAAACAACTTAGTGTAACAATTAGTTTTGCACGGTTATTGGCCATTATTCTTTTTGTCTTTATTCTTTTTCTTTTTTTTCAATTCTTCCTGCATTTTCTTTAATTCTTCATCGGCTTCCGTGCGTTTTTGTTTAATCATTTGTTGTTTCTTCAACTCTTCTTTTAATTCATTTTCCCGACGTTTACGATCGGAAATTTCATTAAACATTTTTTTCAAAGGAATATACTTAGTAATACCGATCCAAATTTTCCAATCTGCTAATTTTTTATCAACAAAAAAAGTTCTTTCCGTTGGTTTTGCAAGACTAATATCAAATGCCGTAGTCAATATTAAATTGTAAGGGCCTAGAAATGAGAATCCCAGCGTCGAAACCTGGTAGTTTTCCTTGAACTCAATTTTTTCCTTACGATTGGAGAATTGTTCCGTGTAATATTCCCAAAAGAATATTGTATTTCTAACCAAGACTTTTAATCCGACACCCAAATAAATTTGGTCATCCCTGGCGCTGAAAATGCTATTCCCGAGATCTCTGTCTATATATCCGCCATTTAAGTAAAGTTTTAACGGGACAAAAAAATTATCTTCCAAATTTAGGGAAAACGTTGCTCCCGGACTCCAACCAAATTTACCAGAAGTATATGGTTCGTATTCAAGATTATGGTTTACACCTGTCGGTAAAATAAAATAGTTTCTCAGACTCAAGCGTACATTTCGTTCACTACCAAATGGCACCCTTAACTTAAATCCCAACTCAGTATCACCGATTGGACCCCATATGTGACTTTGATCATCCTGGTATGGAACCAACCTTCCGTAAATCTCCAGAAAATGACTTAAGCCGTATGTAAAATTTAAAGTGAGATGGTAATTTTTGGCTAACGAACTGCTACCGGTAGGTTTTTCAAAAAATGTCGACCCAAATGCAGACAAGTAAAGATCGCCGGTTTCGGAAATTCCACCATCCTGAATCCGAAGTAGACCACGCCCACCCTGAAGTGACATTTGAGCATGTGAGACGGCTGCTAAAAGCAGTAGAAAAGCTACAGTTTTAAGTAATAGAGATATCTGTTTGTTCATATGGTTACATCTTAATAGGGATCATTGTAATACAATTCAAGCAAAACAATTAAAACCTATCATTATAAATAGGTATTTTCAAGGTAAATAAAAGAAAAACAACAAATTTAAGGGTGGATTTTTATATTAGAAGAAATAGAAATAGACTTTTCATATTCGTTGTTAACAACTGAAATGATCTCTTTTCGCCATTGTAAATCTTGAACAAAATCCCGGCCGTCAGTTTCAATGGTTAATACTTTATGTTGCTTTTGCCAACCTCCAATCCATTTCTCATAGGCCAAATTCAATTGGAAAAGATATTCTTTATCGATATCCCGCTCAACATCTCTCCATCTCTTTCGAATTCTACTTAATAAAGTCCAGGGCGAAGCGCGGAGATATAAAGTTAAAGCCGGTGGTTTTAAAGCTTCGATCATTGAAGTATAAAGTTCCCTGTATGTTTCATACTCATCAATTGAAATCAGGTTACTTTTAAACAGGTTATTTACAAATACTTCGCTATCTTCATAAATGCTCCTGTCCTGGATAATTGGAACATTCATTTTATCGATCTGTAAGTTGGATTTGAATCTTTGGGTCAGGAAGAATATTTGGGAGTGAAAACTCCATCTCGTCATATCTTTATAAAATTTCGCCAGATAAGGATTTTCCTTAACCGGCTCCTGATAGACTTTCCAGCCCAGTTTTTGGCCAATGAGTTCCGATAAAGTGGTTTTTCCAACACCAATATTACCGGCTATGACCAAAAAAAACACATGGGACCCTTTTTCGTTTTGAGCGTTCATCAGTTATTAATATGCAAGGATTCGATTTAACAATTTAAATTATGCCGTTCTCAAATTAAAAATCAGCAAATAATAAGTGTAGATCAACTGA carries:
- a CDS encoding energy transducer TonB, which codes for MSKQSKILRIKVENLGSVRIYTLEKKKRFTLGYDPKNSIQIFGSGVPKRFDLISGKENIYYLKVQENTVGEIVIGDSSLSIRDLIKHNFLKQVKDGYLLELTDEKKASLTIYDHSFQFGFDGKAEVGNEVVEYWKFRRRIIQRFTSDWLYKSILVTSLFFGFSFSYYVYGLPYVESNTINLESYTRYVAKVIIRQPQKEEVKLSQSRQDFNQPSNETSSTKKETDNETESSPPAAKSTSPVKPAVTKRGLLGLIGGKGTSDNPGVVIESLMGKGLIQEINDILNSGQNLVIELPSLDDLGDLGQLIPESELEVDNLISEMQVDEKIVLKDKGEVELQSLDEIQVGESGLGYRDEKSLLDVLNSYKGRITFTYNKYLKQFPRLRGKVILEITVNAEGLVTLCKVISSTLGNSELENELVALIKDFQFKPVAEGDVTFQNPFVFFRQGT
- a CDS encoding biopolymer transporter ExbD → MYNLVQSDDSLHHHSFTLKPRRKHYTFTLRLTSMIDVFTILLIFLLKNFSTDGQIMSTSNDIILPVSTATKVPSASSIILISSEWIMVDGRPLESINKITNDKTLLLNNLYEDLKAKRILTESVANLDDRMAFRGEITVQGDENIPFLILKRVMYTCGQVGYNNILLAVTSSTE
- a CDS encoding biopolymer transporter ExbD; the encoded protein is MNLKKVLGKNRKSRDVELNVTPVMNIFVILIPFLLLTATFVKIAIIELTLPTLEIIEDTNPEDLKDLTLLMVTINPEGFEIKTSENNFPKVLNTSDGFDFKKLAEQLEDIKLQYPKLEDVLISPADDIQYQVIIKVLDSCRDVGFPNFAITG
- a CDS encoding MotA/TolQ/ExbB proton channel family protein, producing MDTIVSFFQQGGIFMYLILAMGLFGLTITIERIIVIMIKNKVDSLSLVNQVVNHIKEGNIDSAKMLCDQSKAALPQIISAGLAQSTEGLVEVQDAIELKAMSVIPRLEKRTGYLSMIANVATLVGLLGTIWGLITSFQAVAHADAAQKATLLSSGISLALNTTAFGLIVAIPCMLVFTFLYERTNELIDDINENTARVYQFLARTFKSKNINEPKESTWEK
- a CDS encoding tetratricopeptide repeat protein codes for the protein MEEIRNHEELILKYPNSEYSPRLYFQLSDLFIRKARLNFEVAMISYESHLEEYKNDKTIDKPILPVINNIHAITILEKLLTKYPTSGFNDKTTYRLAFFYQERGDEEKSREYFEALIKNYPLSNLYPEAYFRLGEHYFAKNNNEKAISYYKRLVNADMWRNPFYDMSLYKLGWSYYRINQYPEAISSFMLLLKDLRTLERIQTQKLDLATSDLKNEAITYIAVSFTEYAEPEDAFEFLNSFSDSSYKYQILEKLASVYLQFSLLDEAIKTYNHLNAEFPKNPNTPVFSQKIIEIYERKLDFPLANSMRGELIDYYKPGSAWFTAQEDSVIKKEALSLIRNALYSKGVYHQQQAREKVDKALNYRLAIDQHKYFLALFPQDSLAYKINYYLADAYYSTGNFEEAGNEYKNCYKTYPENEFSEKAAFNCIMSYNKALESKRDSELIPVTLNRFLDSDSLVTIQVGNSPTKEFLLGCHEYAERYPQGDRVVEVLMKEAEVLSKIQYPHFARLIYQKIIVGHPNHPQKSMAMILVAQSFFQEENYKKAEKWYGAVASGFSDSLKLVDRARTMMSTSVFKIAENYKKNGEFALAAEKFRNIALKYPATQITKNALIAAGQMFETSGETVKSAELFEIFIKENPNSEITTLCALYAAKYREKIGDWINAAEDYLIAKHSTSGLPASASLFSAGICYTKARNWNFSINIFEEYVQIGEDQNRVLEAQCRVGLAWFELEQLKNAKSAFELTVNKYKSIKDQSKLNAYFPANAQFMLAELSLIEFSRIDLTPPFKKSLNNKSISLKSVLKAYSDAAKFRIFEWTTASSFKIGKVFEEFANAILVSTLPENLADQEIITYESQLQKLARPFQKKALEAHQSNVKQAKTNNLENSWTELSKEQIVLINNTLNNNKVNNP
- a CDS encoding tetratricopeptide repeat protein encodes the protein MLTQRSNLVIGLTYFELGDYDVSINYLKSVNTDNENYPQALMGLGWCYIKKQQFQYVISPLEKFVKKFPAHHLIPEVFLLLGQAHLKIRLYEKAVDYFNNLLNMFPKSYDNVNINKEIENSLKPFKERLEKQQLDLLLVEIDLLDAFQIVSKKWIPKFMLEEIEAVKNHSSKLIDQINSEKAKIDDMLQLIEQLRLKLEVRTKDWRTYAEYGISRALFLKGQNR
- a CDS encoding deoxynucleoside kinase, which encodes MNAQNEKGSHVFFLVIAGNIGVGKTTLSELIGQKLGWKVYQEPVKENPYLAKFYKDMTRWSFHSQIFFLTQRFKSNLQIDKMNVPIIQDRSIYEDSEVFVNNLFKSNLISIDEYETYRELYTSMIEALKPPALTLYLRASPWTLLSRIRKRWRDVERDIDKEYLFQLNLAYEKWIGGWQKQHKVLTIETDGRDFVQDLQWRKEIISVVNNEYEKSISISSNIKIHP